Below is a genomic region from Candidatus Poribacteria bacterium.
AGCTTCCGATGCCCGTCGGTGACGTACTGCATCTCCTGCTCGTGCGAGTAGCACCAGCAGTGCTCGCCGTGAACGTACTCACGCCATCCGTCGGATTCGCCGCGCATCAGCGGCAGAACGCTCGATCCATCGACGGTTGGCGGAACCGGGACGCCTGCGGCGTCGAGGATCGTCGGCATGAGGTCGCGCAGCTCGACCGGCTGATCGACGACCGGCGCGGCGACCCGCCCGAACGTCCCCGGCGGCGAGACGATGAAGGGAACCCGCGCGCTGCCCTCGTAGGCGTAGGTCTTCCGCCATAGATGGTGGTCGCCCATCATGTCGCCGTGGTCGGACGAGAAGAGGAACCAGGTGTTCCGCAGCGTCTGGGGCTGATAGCGGCTCAACCAGTTGCGGAGCCGTCCGATCTGCGAGTCGATGAAGCTGATCTCGCCGTAGTAGCCGGCTCTGGCGCGATGGATCCGCCGCGCCGACTGCCGACCACGCCACGCGTTGACGTTCGTCGGATCGCCGCCCTGGTCGTGCATGCCCGCCCAGTCGCCGACAGACGGTTCCGGCGTGTCGCCTCGGTCGTAGAGGTCGAAGTAGGGTCCCGGCGGGACGTAAGGCGAATGGGGTCTCGCGAAGCTGATGTTCAGGAAGAACGGACGCGAGAGGTCACGCTGCGCCAGGAAGTGGATGGAACGTGTCATCGTCCACGACGACGGATGCAGGTATTCCTCGGTGTGCCACGGACGCGCCATCCACGAGTTCCAGTCGACGCCGTGATCGTCGGGGCTGATGTCGCGGCGCTTCTCGCGGTCGAACCACGTCCGGTATTCGTCCTTCGCGCCCTCGTGGAACATGCGCCCCGATTCGTCGAGTTCCGCGCTCTGGAAGCCCATGCTCGCCCGCTGGGGGCTGAAGTGCCCCTTCCCGACGAGATGCGTCTGATACCCGGCTCCGGCGAGTTCCCCGGCGAGCGTATGCGGGAAGTCGTTGGGCATGGCTCCCTGTCCCCGACCCATGCCGAGGATGCCCGTGTGCCACTGGTTCATGCCGGTCATGAGGATCGCGCGGGCGGGGATGCACGACGGCACGGCGGAATAGGCGTGCGGGAACCGGCTCCCGCGCGCCGCCAGGTCGTCGAGGTTGGGCGTCTCGACGACCGGATGCCCGTCGGCGCCGAGGCAGTCGCCCCGCATCTGGTCGGCGAAGATGAGGATGACGTTGGGTCGGTCCATCGGTCCCTTCCCGGCGTTACCCCCGGCGCTTCGATGGAGCCGGAACGCGCGTCCACTCTTCGAGCATCTCGTCGCGGGACAGATGCCGCCACTCGACCTCGGCGTACTCGGCGCGTTCGTCCTCGGAGTATTCCGCGAGCCAGTCTTCCATGTTGTCCTGGCAGGTGGCTCCGAGCAGGCTGACGCACGTGGACGGGTCCGCGTAGGCTTTCGGGCAGCCGGGATAGGCGTTCACGATGGCGAAGTGGACGTCCGACTCGACCGCCCGCCGGACGATGTCGGCGAAGTCGCGGTGGCTGGCGATCATGTAGAGGCTGCGGACGCCGCGCGGACGGTCTTCGGGGCTGAACGCGCCGATGCGCATGCAGACGGACGCGATCCCGTACCGGTCGGCGAAGAACCGCGCGGTCGCCTCTCCCGCCGCCTTGCTGACGGCGTAGAGCGAGTCGGGGCGGACGGGCATGTCGGGAGTCGTGAAGACGCGGGCGTGCTCCCACATGCCGGTCACGTGGTTCGTGCTGGCGAAGACAACGCGCTGGACGCCCGCCTGACGCGCCGCCTCATAGACGCAGTAGGTTCCCCGGATGTTCGTGTCCAGCAGCAGGTCGAAGGGGGCGTCGCCGGGGATCCCCGCGAGATGGACGATCGCCTTGACGCCCTCGCACGCGGCGACGAGGGTCGGGATGTCCGTGATATTGCCGATGGCGTTCTCGTCGGCTTCGGACGTGGGTCGGAGGTCGAAGGAGCGCGTGCGGTACTCCCCTTTGAACTGGTGGCACAGCGCCGTGCCGATCCTGCCCAAGCCTCCGGTGATGAGTAGGGTGTCCATGGGGCTCCTCTGCGCTCGGGCGCTGTGGGCGTGCTTGAGACCGGGCTAGGATTGTCGGCTCCGGCGGGGAGGATGTCAACCGCTGGGGCGTCGGGTGGGTCAGAGCTTCGGCCCACAGTGTGCGCCCTTCACGGCTCGTCATTCCCGCGAAAGCGGGAATCCAGACCCTAGGCTCCCGCTTCCGCGGGAGCGACGCAGTCCGAGAGCCACAGGACTTCCGCAGCGATGCCGACGCAATGTGCTACGATTCCACCATAGGGGTCGGACATGAGAGCCACCTACGACAGCGACGTAGACGCCTTCTACCTCTATCTGGCAGAGCCTGAGTCCGTGTCGGAATCCGAGGAAGTGATCCAATGCATCGTCTTGGACTGCAACGACGAGAAGCAGATCGTCGGCATCGAAGTGTTGCATGCTTCGAAGCGGCTGCCGCTTGCCGTGCTCAAGGCGGCGGAACAGATCACCAACTGCGAGGCCGACGCCGCGATGCTCCACAGCAGTCCTCAGAGGTCACTATCGCGGAGTGGCTGCGGGCGTAGTACGGCATCTCCGGCGGATCCAGCCGACTGCTCTCGATAGGGTTGCATGGCAAACTCGCCACGCCATTGACACTGGGGTTGGCCGGTGACATAGTGCCGTGATGTCGGGCGATCCTCCAGGCCAGGAAGCTGCATATTGCTCCGTTGCTGCTGGTCTTCCTGACAGCCTCGAACTAGGAGCAGCAGGCGAACACCCGGTGTCTGTGATCGGAGCCAGAGGATACGCTCAGCATGGCGAAGGCCGCCTGCGGATATCCGCGCAGGCTGTTGGTGTGAGTCGATACGTCAGAAAGAGGCATACCCACTGTGGATACCGTGCGCACCGAGATTGTCGTATACGAGCCAGGGTGTTACGACACCATCGTAGCGACGCTGTCGCCCGACCGGTTGATTCAGTTGCCGCGAATCGGAGAACTGATCCACACGAGTTCTCTGCACACATTCGGCGACTGCCAAGACGGTGATCTCTCGGTTGGTCACCTTCGCGTTTGCGGCATCTGCCACATGTATATGAGAGACGAACGCAACTCAGAAATCGTCCACACGATCGCCGTATACACTAAGGAGGCCCGCGAGCATACGAATGCGCTGTACGGCTTGGAATGATTTCCCCGCAGTCGAACTCGGAACCGGGGTCCTGCCTTCAGTACGGGCAGTGTCTGCAACGGATCGGCGACAGGAGCTGACGCGGTAAACGATGTTGTCGAACGTACACGTTAGGGAGGTACATCCGAAGAGACAGAGCCCCGACGATTGCTGATATGACACCTTCTGTCTTGGGGTGCGACACGGCCTTCCTTCCATCTCAAACCAGCAGCCGCTAGAACACGGACAACAGGGAATCGGGATACGCGCCAAGTGAGAAGCCGTCAATTGACGGTCGCGCTCAGCGGGAGGGTGCGCCCAACCGCGCGTATGCCGCTTCGAAGAGCTCGCGGGTCGTTCGCGTGCGGAGTCTGCTTCTACGAGCTCGGGCCCGGCAACCACCGTGAGACGCGCCGGATGGTGATTCACAAGTAGGCGACACCAAACGACGTAAGGGCGACTCTCCGAGCCGCCCCTGCGATCACCGCTTGAGAGCGGCACATGCGGTATGGGGCGGGTCTCAGACCTGCCCCTTCTGCATGCAAGCCGGTGCTGAGCCTCGCGTTGTCGCGGCGTCGCGCCGAGTCGTATCATAGGATTGCGGCATCGGCTCGGCTCGACACCGGAGGCAACCATGACGGACGGACGCGCCCCGCGGACGCTCTTCGCCAAAATCTGGGACCGCCACATCGTGCGGGAAGACCCCAGCGGAACGACGATCCTCTACATCGACCTCCAGCTCGTTCACGAGGTCACGTCCCCACAGGCGTTCGAGGGGCTGCGGCTGACGAACCGCCAGGTGCGCCGTCCCGACAAGACCTTCGCGACGATGGACCACAACGTCCCGACGACCCATCGGTCGCTCCCCATCCTCGACGCCATCGCCGCCCAGCAGATCGACACTCTCGCCAAGAACTGCCGCGATTTCGGCGTGACCCTCTACGACCTGCACGACCCCGACCAAGGAATCGTGCACATCATCGGACCCGAGCTCGGGCTCACCCAGCCCGGCAGCACGATCGTCTGCGGCGACAGCCATACCTCAACGCACGGGGCTTTCGGAGCCCTGGCGTTCGGCATCGGAACCAGCGAGGTCGAGCACGTCCTGGCGACCCAATGCCTCCTCCAGACGAAGCCGTCCACCTTCGAGATCCACGTCGACGGGCGTCTCGCGCGCGGCGTCACGGCGAAGGACTTGGTTCTCGCCATCATCGGACGCATCGGAACCGACGGCGGAACCGGCAGCGTCGTCGAATACACCGGGTCGGCGATCCGAGCCCTCTCGATGGAACAGCGCATGACCGTCTGCAACATGTCCATCGAGGCGGGAGCCCGCGCCGGGATGATCTCCCCCGACGACACGACCTTCGAGTATCTCGCGGGACGTCCGCACGCTCCTGCAGGAGCCGATTGGGACGCCGCCCTCGAACGCTGGCGCGCCCTCCCGACCGATCCCGACGCCGAATACGACCGACGCGTGACCCTCGACGCCTCCAAGCTCGTCCCGCAGGTCACCTGGGGAACCAACCCCGGCATGGTGACTGACGTTACGGGCGTCGTTCCCAACCCCGACGACATGCCCACCGCCGACGGACGCAAGGCGACGACTCGCGCGCTCGAATACATGGGGCTCAAGCCCGGCACGAAGATATCCGACATCCGTCCTGATTTGGTCTTCATCGGAAGCTGCACGAACGGTCGGTTGAGCGATCTGCGGGCGGCGGCGGCGGTCGCCAAGGGGCGCACGGTGCATCCGCGCGTGCGCGCGATGGTCGTCCCCGGCTCGCAGCAGGTCAAGAACGCCGCCGAAGCGGAAGGGCTCGACCGCGTCTTCCGCGACGCCGGCTTCGAGTGGCGTCAGGCGGGATGCTCCATGTGCCTCGGCATGAACCCGGACACGCTCCTGCCCGGCGAGCGGAGCGCCAGCACGTCCAACCGCAACTTCGAGGGCAGGCAGGGCAAGGGCGGCAGAACTCACCTCGTCAGCCCGGAGATGGCGGCGGCGGCAGCCATCGCCGGACACTTCGTCGACGTCCGAACCTGGCAGTGACGCGAAAGGAACCGTGAACCGTGGATGCCTTCACCGTCCATCGCGGGTTGGTCACCCCGCTGGACTCGATCAACGTCGACACCGACCAGATCATCCCGAAGCAGTTCCTCAAGCGGATCGAGCGCACCGGCTTCGGACAGTTCCTGTTCTACGACTGGCGGTTCCTGGACGACGGTTCGCCGAACCCCGACTTCTCGCTGAACGATCCGCGCTTCCAGGGCGCGTCCATCCTGCTGACGCGGACCAACTTCGGCTGCGGGAGCTCCCGCGAGCACGCGCCCTGGGCGCTGCTCGACTACGGCTTCCGGGGCATCATTGCGCCGTCCTTCGCCGACATCTTCAAGGGCAACTGCTACAAGAACGGCATCCTGCCCGTCGAGCTCCACGAGAAGGTCGTCGCCGACCTCTTCCACCAGGTCGCCGGAACGAACGGCTATGAGCTGACCATCGACCTCGCGGAGCAGGCAGTCATCGAGCCCGACAGCACGCGCCATGCCTTCGACATCGACCCGTTCCCGAAGCACTGCCTCCTGAACGGCTTGGACGAGATCGGCTGGACGCTCCAGTTCGAGGAGGACATCCGCCGATACGAGAGGGGCGCATTTGCCCGTTGATGGCGGTCTAAGGAGAACGACATGGTTCCGTTGCGCTTGGGCGCGATCGGCGTCGGCGGCATGGGCGGTGGACACGTCCGAGCTGCTGCCGCGCTCTCGGACGACTTCAAGATCGCCGCCGTCTGTGACGCGAACAAGGACACGCTCGTCCGCGCGGCGGCTGAGCACGACGCAACGCCCTACGACTCCTTCGACGCCCTGTGCCGCCACGACGGACTCGACGCCGTTCTCATCACGCTGCCGCACGTCCTCTACCGGGACGCGACCCTCGCCGCGCTCGATGCCGGGCTCCACGTCTTCAAGGAAAAGCCGGTCGGCAGAACCCTCGAGGACGCCCGCATTCTGCGGGATCGCGCCCGGGCGACCGGCAAGCGCGTCATGATCGCAGGGCAGAGCAAGTACACGCCCGCGTTCAGGGCGGCGAAAGAGCTCGTCGAGCAGGGCGTTCTCGGAAGCATCTTCCTGGCGACGGGGCTAATCACCTACCGCTGGGGCGGAGCCGTCTCCGGCAACTGGGGTTGGCGAGGCATCTTCGCGCAGTCGGGCGGCGTCGCCGTCATCGACTCCGGCTGGCACGTTCTCGACGCGCTCCACTGGTACCGGGGCATGCCCTCGCGGGTCTACGCGACGACCGGCACGATGCCCGCCGCGCCTGGCGGATCGTATGACGTCGATGACAAGGCGGTGCTGACGTTCGACTACCCGGACGGCGGGATCGGCTCCGTCACGGTAACCTTCGTCGCCCAGCCGTCCGAGAAGCGCATCGTCCTCTACGGAACCGAGGGAACGCTCGACATCACCGACTCGCGCGTGAGGCATTGGAGCGGCGACGCGGCGACGGACGTTCCGCTCGCCGACCCGGTCGATTCGCTGAAGGCGCAGATGAGCCACTTCGCGGCGTGGATTCGCGGCGAGACGCCGCCCATGTCGGACATCGAACGCGGCTACGAGATTCAGCGGATCGTCAGCGCCGCCTACCAGAGCGCCGAGAGCGG
It encodes:
- a CDS encoding arylsulfatase — protein: MDRPNVILIFADQMRGDCLGADGHPVVETPNLDDLAARGSRFPHAYSAVPSCIPARAILMTGMNQWHTGILGMGRGQGAMPNDFPHTLAGELAGAGYQTHLVGKGHFSPQRASMGFQSAELDESGRMFHEGAKDEYRTWFDREKRRDISPDDHGVDWNSWMARPWHTEEYLHPSSWTMTRSIHFLAQRDLSRPFFLNISFARPHSPYVPPGPYFDLYDRGDTPEPSVGDWAGMHDQGGDPTNVNAWRGRQSARRIHRARAGYYGEISFIDSQIGRLRNWLSRYQPQTLRNTWFLFSSDHGDMMGDHHLWRKTYAYEGSARVPFIVSPPGTFGRVAAPVVDQPVELRDLMPTILDAAGVPVPPTVDGSSVLPLMRGESDGWREYVHGEHCWCYSHEQEMQYVTDGHRKLVWLPRLGVTQFFDLDADPGERIDLSTAAKRQDEVSLWQARLADELAARDCGWVQDGAPFCPAGGEPLVSPYRDVRYTGPDG
- the leuC gene encoding 3-isopropylmalate dehydratase large subunit, translating into MTDGRAPRTLFAKIWDRHIVREDPSGTTILYIDLQLVHEVTSPQAFEGLRLTNRQVRRPDKTFATMDHNVPTTHRSLPILDAIAAQQIDTLAKNCRDFGVTLYDLHDPDQGIVHIIGPELGLTQPGSTIVCGDSHTSTHGAFGALAFGIGTSEVEHVLATQCLLQTKPSTFEIHVDGRLARGVTAKDLVLAIIGRIGTDGGTGSVVEYTGSAIRALSMEQRMTVCNMSIEAGARAGMISPDDTTFEYLAGRPHAPAGADWDAALERWRALPTDPDAEYDRRVTLDASKLVPQVTWGTNPGMVTDVTGVVPNPDDMPTADGRKATTRALEYMGLKPGTKISDIRPDLVFIGSCTNGRLSDLRAAAAVAKGRTVHPRVRAMVVPGSQQVKNAAEAEGLDRVFRDAGFEWRQAGCSMCLGMNPDTLLPGERSASTSNRNFEGRQGKGGRTHLVSPEMAAAAAIAGHFVDVRTWQ
- the leuD gene encoding 3-isopropylmalate dehydratase small subunit; translated protein: MDAFTVHRGLVTPLDSINVDTDQIIPKQFLKRIERTGFGQFLFYDWRFLDDGSPNPDFSLNDPRFQGASILLTRTNFGCGSSREHAPWALLDYGFRGIIAPSFADIFKGNCYKNGILPVELHEKVVADLFHQVAGTNGYELTIDLAEQAVIEPDSTRHAFDIDPFPKHCLLNGLDEIGWTLQFEEDIRRYERGAFAR
- a CDS encoding Gfo/Idh/MocA family oxidoreductase, whose protein sequence is MVPLRLGAIGVGGMGGGHVRAAAALSDDFKIAAVCDANKDTLVRAAAEHDATPYDSFDALCRHDGLDAVLITLPHVLYRDATLAALDAGLHVFKEKPVGRTLEDARILRDRARATGKRVMIAGQSKYTPAFRAAKELVEQGVLGSIFLATGLITYRWGGAVSGNWGWRGIFAQSGGVAVIDSGWHVLDALHWYRGMPSRVYATTGTMPAAPGGSYDVDDKAVLTFDYPDGGIGSVTVTFVAQPSEKRIVLYGTEGTLDITDSRVRHWSGDAATDVPLADPVDSLKAQMSHFAAWIRGETPPMSDIERGYEIQRIVSAAYQSAESGSAVRLLEGEA
- a CDS encoding DUF2283 domain-containing protein, yielding MRATYDSDVDAFYLYLAEPESVSESEEVIQCIVLDCNDEKQIVGIEVLHASKRLPLAVLKAAEQITNCEADAAMLHSSPQRSLSRSGCGRSTASPADPADCSR
- a CDS encoding NAD(P)-dependent oxidoreductase, with protein sequence MDTLLITGGLGRIGTALCHQFKGEYRTRSFDLRPTSEADENAIGNITDIPTLVAACEGVKAIVHLAGIPGDAPFDLLLDTNIRGTYCVYEAARQAGVQRVVFASTNHVTGMWEHARVFTTPDMPVRPDSLYAVSKAAGEATARFFADRYGIASVCMRIGAFSPEDRPRGVRSLYMIASHRDFADIVRRAVESDVHFAIVNAYPGCPKAYADPSTCVSLLGATCQDNMEDWLAEYSEDERAEYAEVEWRHLSRDEMLEEWTRVPAPSKRRG